The genomic region TTCTGTGTGACCGGTAAGACGACTACGCAGTGTTGGCCCGACCCTCATTTATGCAAATTACACTAAATTAATGGTCCAGGTTAAGGGCAGGAAAATGGCACGCCAATAGCCAAATACGAAATACGCGTATAGCGGGGACCTCCGCGTATTGTGTTTCGCACGAGCCAATGACGTTTCTGTGGAGTTTGGAATTCAATACAGCCTTTAGGGGTTTCCAGTATTAGTGCAGTACAAGATGCTACAAAGAGACTCTTCAGTAACGCATCACATAAATCTATATATCATGGCAATTTCTCTACATTCCGTGATAATATAATTTCTGATTTATAGCTCTTTTGGGATTAAGATCTCAGTTAGGCTATCAATTATTCATAAGGCTGATGGTAAAGTGGAAAGTGGAAGTCTCGTACTAACATCCGAAATACCTGTAGGCTGGAGTCTGTGAGTCTTGAAAGACAGCGAGAAGATTATAAGTACCAGCCTTCGTGGTGCCTTGCCAATCCTTTCATTATATGCACAAGGCCGCGTAATTGCCGCAAGATATCAATACTCACAATGCATTACCGCCAATCACTCATCCTGAGCTGTCTAGCAAGGGCACTGGCACTTCCAAGCTCCCAGTTTATTATGTCGGCCGACAAAGCGCAACATGCGCCACCAAATCCAGAACCCATCAGCCTTTCAACACTTCCCCTTCCACCAGTTGCACCCAGCAACGATACCGGGGCTTGCACGCCAGAAGTGAATCGAAATGGCACTGGATGCATGACTCTAGCGTCAAACGAGGACTTCCAAGCAGGTGGCTTCTTACCTGATGGAAAGCATGTTTTGGTCCTCGTCACCTTTACAGGCGCTCCATCACCTCCGGACCCTTCCAGCGTTTACAATGGTAGCCAGatcatcctcgtcaagaCCAACGGCAAGTTATTCCCCAGTGGAAATCCATGGAAGTGTCTCACGTGTGGACTGGCCGAGCAAAACATAAGAGGAGTAAGCCCAACATATAGCTACCCGCAGGCATTCGGCGATGGAAAAAGAATTTTATTCGGCACTAACATACTCGATTGCGGGGAGCATAAACTGGTTGACGCAGCTTGTACACCTGAGCGCACCCATGTTTATCCCATACGGTGGAATACTAGCCCCGATGGGACCGGGGAGGGCGGCGCCATTCGGGAACTGCGTTTGCACCCCGATGACGTCCATCTTGGATTCAATGTTTTCACAACTAACGGTCGAAAGATCGGTCAGTACGCGTACCTTGGAAGATTGAAGTTCAACGCGAAGCCAACAGCTGGCATACCACTTGTCCCACGTTATGATGTCGTCAAAGTTACTCGCCTGTTCAATCCAGAAGCAGATCAACCTATTGCGACACATGGGAAAGATATTACCATCAACCGGAACGCCATAACCGTGGGCGAGCTTCGTGGATTCAGTGGTAGAGGAACTGAAGTTACCTACATCGGTTATCCGGCCGAGTCCTCCAACATTGATGTCTTCGCTGTTCACTTGCAAACTGGCAAGGTCCGGCGACTTACTAGCCACCCAGAATATTGTGATCCTATCGCTATCTCACCTGACGATCAATGGATGACAATTCTAGATACGCGGGGAACAGACCGTCAAATGTGGCTATCTGGCATGAGGCATGTTCCGCCGATTACTGACCTCATTAGCACATCGGTTACGTCCTCTACCAGGAACAACGGACAGAGAAGATTCTTTAGACCTTACCTTCTGGATCGCTATGGTGATCGAGCGGATTACTTTGGCCAGAAGGTCAATggacaaggagaaggagtcCCTGGTAGTGGAGACTATAATGACCCTGAATGGAATGCAATGGCTGATCCTAGATGGTCTCCAGACGGCACTCAGATTATTTACGGGGAGGCTCAAACACTTCCTCCCGCGTGCGGAGGGATGAACTCGCTTCCATGCTATCCGTCTAAAGAACCAGGAGGTAGACGAGTACGTGTAGTCTTGGCAACTCTGACAACTCGGGAGCCCCTCAATATTCCTGCAGTTGATCTCATTTCAGACGAGGTCCCATGGGGCGTTAAGTACTCTCCAGGGGGTATTGATCCACAGCGTCCGGAGCCGACACCTGGGAATTATACACTGATGGGGCTCAGTTGCGGATATGCGGATGTTGAGATCATTGGGGGAGATGATGAATCTATCAGTGAGATCAGTGTAGTCTATCACGAGTTCTCAGACGATGGATCGACGTTCATGTCAGGGAGCGAAACAGTTCGCGCCACGTTTCCATCTCTGACGCTCAGCCATGTCGACTGGTATTCTGATCTGACTCAAACTGGAAGGTCAAAGAGTACCAAACGGACAAGCTCAGATGGCTTTCACCTCACCATTGATATTTTGACGAACATCTTCCAAGCAAATGGGACCATGAACACTACCATTGATGGTCATCTCTACACACAGCCTGCGAACAGAACCTGAGACAAGGGGTTAAAGAAGCATTCCGTGGCATATCGTAATCTATTGAAAAACACTCGAGGCAATTTATCTATTATACATGCATCTGATTATACTTCCCGTTCTCCAATAACAGGAACGCCCTATCACATCCCTACTGAAGCTCCCCGTAAGTCTTGAGGAAACTATACGCTATGCAAGGGATACTCATCCACCGTATACCTAGGCTTTTCGTCCCCCAAAACGTTGATAACTTGGCTAGGGTGGAAGAGATTAAAGAGGATAGCAACAAAGGACATGAGCGTCGCATCAAAGATGTATATCCAATACTCATGTGCCTGTAGCGCCCCGTCTTTGCCAAGAACATATTCCGCGACACGGAAAACAGAACGAACGAGGATAAAAACGCTCGAAGCATAGAGGATGAAGATCAGCTTCTCCCAAGGAGTGTTCAAGACAAGAGATCGAGATGTTGGGCGAGAGCGAATTCGCATGTGAAAAACGACAGTGACAaccatgaagaagccaaagaagaggatCTGAATGAGCAATCCGCCAACAATCATGTTCTCACCCATTTTAACGCTATCTTTGTTCTTTGCTGAAGCGAGCATACCGCCACCGCCGCTCTGTGCCAGGAAGGATAGCACGTCGCCGATAACGAAAACCTTGGTCAGCCACTTCGTTCGAATCAGCGATAAGTGGCCGGCATCTAGAAGGACTATCAACCGGCCCAGGATCATATAAATAGACGCGGCGAGGAGGGCAGGACCGAGGAGAAGCAATATCGACTGCATGATATACGGGTTCTTGGTGTAGTCTGGAGCTTCGTTTGCGGAGAGCGCACGGCCCACGTAGCCAAACGCCTCAACTGTGGAGAATCAGCATTTTTTCATAGATGTGAAGACAAGGATACTTACAGAGACAGCCGATGAGAAATGGGATAAAGTACCATGTTCGATGCCGGAACATTTGCCACATGTGAATAAGAGCGGCggtggtgaagatgatgacaaATATGGCGGCCGCTGGTAAGGAGGGCTCATAATTGTAGAAAGTGAAACCTGCCATGATGCTGTTTTGAGAGAGTGATAATGGTGGAAAACGATTGTGGAGTTTGAAGTCTAATGCAAATGAGTGCGTTCTATTCCGTAATGACAGGTAAATGgatgagaaagagaaggaaatgcAATGAAAGAATTGACAGACTAGAGAAAAAACAAGGTTAAGAGCAGATAATGAGAAAAGACCAAGAATTATTTGTCTTTATTCCTGAACTACTTATAGAATGCATTGAGGAGTCGTGTATTGCAATACGCGGAGTTGGCCCCTGAATTCTTAGGGGCGCGTACCTGACACGGCAAGTTTCTCTAAGAGGGGGACTGGACTGCAAATGTCTTAAGCTTATTTCAAAGTCCCTTCACTAGCCATTCGAGTTTGCAGTGCATGTCAGCATCGGTTAATTCAGGTACGGATACTGCGGAAGGCCCATCTGCTATACACGTATAGCCAGTACCAGCAGGGATATCTGGGCAGGATAAGTGGGACGGGTTTCGCGTATCGCTATTAACAGTAAGCCAGCGGCaatttcttatttatagGCATTCCCCAGcagatataaataatacGGTTCTTCCTCCAGATTGCGCATTTCCAATGGAAAAAGGTCATTCGTCTTTGATACGTCCCGAATATCGCGGCGCAGCAACCCTTCCGACATGCATCTCATACCTTTGGCCAGACGTTTCCAGCCAGgaaaaaataaaaagggAGAGAATATCACAGCCGCCAATTGCCACTCTACACAAGTTGTACCTATTATACTGTTATAGTCACTGTTTAAAAGTCAGCTTTGTTAATCCGTCGTATGCCAGATGATTTCAAGGTGCAGCCTCTTCTTAAATTGTCCATTTTTTCTCAGCCTCTTGTTACACCATACTACCTATTTATAGTAACACTAAATGCATTCAAGCCACAGGTGAAGCCAGAGCTACATCATTATCACTCCACCAAAAATTCAGAAGTGCCGAAGAAAATAAACGATGTGCCTTTAAACCCGAGAGACCCCACTGCATTGACCATTTCAGAGTCCGTTCGCCATGTTAGTCGCTTGCGACCAGCCAAATAGCATTTCCCGTTTACGAGAAAATAGTGGAATGCACGTGTGACAGCCGGGACTTGGGTCGCGTTTTTCTTCTGTTTTCCCTTTAACCTCCTTTCTATCTCCTTGTCCCGAGCTATACCTTTAAACCTGAAATCTTTGAAAATGCTGAAACCTGAGACACGTCTGGAATGGGCCTTTGTTGGCATAACAGCTGCTCAGGCTATTATCATCATTTCTCTGCAAACGTAAGCCTACgaatcttttttttttctggCCAAACCAACTCACGATACAAGGGTCATTCTTGTGGAGTATCTCGATTGGGTGAATCCCGTTGTATATCAGGTCCCTGTCTCATATGTCACTCCCGTGGCCTCCGCTGTATCAATTATCAGTTTTGGATTCCAAGCTGTTCTGTCCGTGGATTCATGTCGCATTAAGAACAAGGTTCAACTATGGACACAAGGTATCCTCAACATCTGCTTCTCAATTGCCACTGGTATGGAGTATTTCCAAGTGAACGATGCCACGGAGAGAGTTAGTCGGGGGTACGATATGTACAAAAAGCCTTTTGCAGACAATAGTATGCCTTACTGGGAGATTGCTCGCCCAATGTTAATTTCTTGTGTTGCTGTATCGTCCGCATGTAGTCTTTGTATGTGTGCATTGGCTTATTACCTTCACATGGAGTTCTCCTGGTCTTTGTATGAGCACATCAGCCCGGATTTGCGGATGACAGCAAGACATGTCAAGTACCTGGTATGTGATCAAGTGGGCTAGCATTACAAAGACTAACCTGATAGGCATATCTTGTCTTTCTCAAAGTCTCCCTCTTACTAATCAACCTATTCTTAATTACTTATGGCCTCGTGGACGTTCACTATCGGGAGCCAGAGTTTGGACTAACTATGACAATAATTCCCGTCTCAATCATTCACGCGATCCTTGCTGCTACATGCATCAAAAAGGAATACATGCCAGgcatggtggtggtgatagTATGTACCCCTCGGAAAATGATATAGCTGGAACTAACACCTGTCAAGATGTTTCATATAGCAGCGATAGTATACCTGGTCACGCGACTCATAGTGCTGACTGGCGATGGGCTGCTGGCAAGCACATTgatgaaggaagagatgTTGCTTTTTGCCACATTTGCGCTTGTCTTTACCATCATATCTATTGCTTTTGCTGTCCTGTGCGTTTTCAATTTCGGAAAGGGACTCAAGCCGCTActgcaaggccaaggcaCAAATAATATACCTACTTCAACGAGCGCATTGGAGCTCAACCCACGGCACCTCAGCATCCGAACTATGGACTCTGAACGGATGTCCAAACGGTTTGACATTGATTAGATCTCTATTGTACATTGTTGCCTGGGCTACACACTTGATAGTAGTTAGACTCCTTGCAAAGTCTCCACTGCTTATCTGAAAATTACCCTCAACTCATGAAGGAAAGATAAAGCAATAGTACTAGACCTTTCGTGACCATGGTCCATATCCGCGAGCAGAGCCGAGGTAGCGGGTAACGTTCACGCTAGCCGCAAAGATAATCCTGGTGCGGTGTTTACTCTTAGCTTGCTGCCCGCACCAATATTGCGCAAGGTTAATTACAAGCTTAATTTAATCTCAGCCACCCTTTGGCCATTTATCGAAAGAAGATTGAATGCAGTATGCCTCAGGATTGTTCAATGTAAATAGAAAACTTGCTCTTGGTCTTGCCACTCTTGTTCCATGCATCTAAAGCACTTCGGCCTTCAGCTTACTGCCTTGAGTCATAAGACACCAGCTCACTTCAATCTCGATGAATACGCAATCAGCACCAGCATAAGTTCCCCGAGTCAAGACATGACTTTCCAAGTGTATGATGAAAGTTCGCCGCCGTGGTCGGACTGCCAAGTGATAACAGTGGATCACAGAGCTTGGCAAGACAAAAATCGCGGGGTTACAAGTTGACCTTTATCTTATTCGACAATGATAATCACTTACTAGTATCAAGAGGGAAGCTCATTGCAACACCGGGACTTGGCTCGGAGGTTTCTAAACATATATAAAAGAAGGGAAGTCATGATTCAAGAGACCTTATCCAGCAAGCAACGATGCATTCTCTTGTGTTTTCAATACTCCTTTCCGGAGCTGCAGCGCTCTCTTATGCCGGGAATAAAGTGCCTTTTGAGGCAGATCCTCCTCAAATTGCCGCCAACTTTCCGGATGTAGACCAAAAGCTCTACTCTCCAGCCTTCACCAACCCTGAGGGTGTTGCTCCGGGTTTTGCCAATGGCACATCGGCGCCAAACTCCCAGCAGACACTGGAACAGTTCTTGTGGACGCTTGCATCGCGAAACGAGTGGATGACCTATCACAATCCTGTTTTCACTTCTGAAGAGGGACGCTCGATTCCTTATGTTGTGTTATCTGCATCAAAATCGCTCTTGCAGACATCGGCAGTGGGTAACACCACTAACAAAGTCCGAGTCTGGCTGCAGGGCGGAGTTCATGGGAATGAGCCGGCTGGCGAAGAAGGACTCCTTGCACTTCTCGGTAAAATGGATGCTGAGCCAGAATGGGCGCTTGGACTTCTGGAAAAGCTCGATATTATTGTTCTTCCACGATATAATCCCGATGGGTCGGCTTATTTCCAGCGTCTTCTTGCGACAAGCTTTGACCCCAATCGAGACCATACCAAGATGGCATCGCAACAGACCATGGAAGTCAAACAGTTGAATCTCAAGTTCAATGCTCATGTGCATCTTGATTGCCATGAGTATGGAGCCCGAAGAGGATTGACATATGAGAACAAGACATATATCCCAGTCCAGGATAACCAGTTCTCGGCGTTCAAGAACCCAAATGTCCATGCTGATATTCGATCAATGGCGGAATCTCTGTTTGTCCCAGAAGTTGCCAGCGCTTTGCGAAAGAAGAACCTTACAACAAATGGCTACGTTGTTGCATCACAAGAAAACGACACCATCAAGCTTCAAGACTTTGTCACTGATACTCGCGGCGAAGTCACTGTTTTCCTCGGCCAAGGACTGGCTTTCCTCTCCGAGACGAGAGGAATTGGGATTGGAGATCGCAACTTCCAGCGCAGAACAACAGCTGGGTTGACTGCTGCTGAGACGGTCTTGCAGATTGCCGCTGATAATGCGGAGCTGGTATATGAAactgttgaagaagcgagGAAGGACTTTATTGAAAATGACCACGAGATCATTGTAAGGGATCAGCCAAGATGGATGGAGACGACATGGCCATACCTTGACGCCGACACTGGAAACATCACAGAGGTTCCTGTTCTGTTCGGCAACAATACTCCTCCCGCAAGTAACCTTACCCGTGCACGTCCCGAAGCCTACATCTTCAGCAGAGCTTGGGCTAATGCAGCTCTTCGCCTTCGagctgctggtgttgtcgtGGATGAGCTTGCTGTCGACTTTGAAGGTGAGGTGGAAGCATACAACATCACATCTGCTACGCTGGCAGAGACTAAGTATGAGGGTATTGCATTGACTACAGTGAATACTGAGTTGAGCAAGAAGACCATGAAGTTCCCTGCTGGAGCATATTGGGTTGGTACAAAACAGCAACATGCAGCCCAGGCCTTTGTCAGACTGGAACCTGAGAATCCAGATGGGTTTGTTACGTTCAACATCCTACCTGTCAATGCAGGAGATGAGTATCAGGTCTATAGAATTCCGTCCAAGAGTCAATAGTGTAGGACAGTAGGATGATAGTATAAATCAATGTATATATGAATTACTTCCGAGCCCTAAATATATCTACTTGTAGAAAGTGAGTATCGCCTCATTTATCTAAAATTCGCGTGGTAGTTATGCCCTTCTGCGGATGTCTCAAAACAAACGAGATACGAGATAACTACCGGAACGCGATGACTCTCAGTATCAAGCTTTCAACTGACCATGGTGGGTGGAGTCTTGGGCGGCTAATATCGGAGGTTGGCTGGTCCGCTCTGCCATGGCAGAATTAACCGACGGATATTTAATCTCAAGCTATCCCTGGCATGTGTATCCACTAGCAAATACCAATGATATCCTACCCAGGTGCCGATCTTGTAACATCGAGATAAAAAATTCCTCAGAGGGGTGGTAGCTTACTGAGAAATATTAAATGTGAAAACTAAGTCTGAATGACTGCTTTCTACTCGGGGTTCAAACTGAAAGGACTAATACAAACCACAACATCGAGTGAAACTGTCATAGCTACAGATatctcattcttcatcacTTCAACTATCTCCATCTTATACATTCCAAGCCATCTACTCCGTTTTCTACTCAAAGACGTACACCTACCAAACATCACGACACAATGTCACCGACCTCTTCACCCCCAGCCTTGGTGATGGGCGGAGCAGGTTTCAGCTACCAACTGAACCCTGAGCCTGAATCTCTTCCGATCGTCGACATTCTCCTGCGCTCATTCGAACTCGGCGTACGCACTATTGACACATCACCATACTATGAGCCTTCAGAACAGCTCATGGGCGCTGCTCTGTCAGATCCTCGTATTCAGTCCAGATACCAACGGAGCGACTATGAACTCATGACCAAAGTTGGTCGCATCAAGGAGAATGAATTCAATTACTCCCCGGACTGGATCCAAAAATCCGTTGCTAGGTCGTTGGAGCGGTTTGGGACTACGTACTTGGATGTGATCTTTTGCCATGATGTTGAGTACGTATCCCTAGACGAAGCTGTTACGGCTGTTGGTGTACTGCTGGAATTCCAACGAGCTGGAGTTATACTGCGGGTTGGAATCTCGGGCTATGACATTGAGGTCCTGGCCGAAGTTGCTAGCCTTGCCCGAAAGAAATACGGACACCCTGTCGACGTTGTTCAAACTTGGGCACAGCTCACTCTTCAGAACACGCAAGCCGAGACACGTGGTTTTGATCGCTTCCGCGCCGCTGGTGTAAACTCAGTATTCTGCTCTAGTCCACTAGCTGTTGGACTATTGAGGACAGGCGGTATTCCTCTTGGGCTGACAGGCGATTGGCATCCCGCGCCTCAAGGACTGAGAGCTGCTGCAGCTGAAGCCGCCGAGTGGATGGACAAGCACGGAGACGGAGAAACCCTATGTTCCCTTGCAATGCAATATGCCATTGTGAAAGCGAAGCAGAACTGCACTCCCTCGTTCTCGGTCTCAACCATAACAGGAATCAGTACTCTGTCCGACCTGGAGCAGAATGTGGTTGCTGCCAAAAGAGTACTCAAAACTGTTGGAAACTCCGAGAGCTTACTGGACTATACCGAGCTAGACTCCCAGTCAGTGGAGAGCAGATTGTCGCTCGCCGAGCGTGTTCGTCTGATCATTGGGGAGTGGCTAGACTACGACTTTTCTGGGAAGAAGCCGAAGACAGTGAATAGCGGCTCCAACGaggatgatatcaaggagcCTGATGCAGTCGATATCACAGCACCAAAGCATAAGGAATTGAAGCAGCCTGCAGCGATCAGAGTGGCGGTGTAAGGATGTACATATGCAAGTTTATATCAGATAGCGTCAGCCGAGGAAACGAACTTGTCTTCCCCGAGTGCTTATTACATCCATTCACTATGCAATCCTGCATATTTATTTCCTTTGGTGTCTTGATCACCGAAATAACCATAGATGTATTCGAATTCCATACCCGGACGCTTCTACACGAGAGTATGAGCATTTGTTCGGCTCAATGGTAGTGTGCTTTGGTTTAATCGAGCAGCCTAAGCACGCCCCCCTTGTCAATATCTCCAGCGTCGTAGGCATTAATATCGAGACTAAGGTTATCGAGCGATTGTCTGACAGTATCCCGGGCGGAACCGTATATCATCTTGGTTCTCGCCGTGGCATCATCTGGAGTCTAAGAGATGAAGGCGATCTTATGTCCATACTCTCGCCGAAGTCGTAGACAGCGAAAGCCGGACCCTTCTTGTGCAGATTTTCTTGGAGGTTCTCCTATTGGCCGTCCTCGGAGGTTTCGTCGGTAACAATCTCCTTGCCGACAAACCTGTAGATGATATATGTGTACTCCTTGTCATCTTTGAGCTATGTGTAGGCTGTCGAGCATTCTGGCGAAACAGTGATCGAAGAAGCCATATTTGCAGATTGAAACTAACTGCAGGAAATCAATAAGAGTAAATGGGGAATATGGCTCGGAGGATGAGGGAATAGCGGGAATCTTACGGACCAAAGCAATGCAGGCTTTACTGCTGGAATTGGATGTGAGTGTTTATACGTCTTCTAGCTCTATCTACCAGCCGCAAATGTCGTCATAATGACGAAAAGTCTCAGAGGGTATTTCAGCTCATTGACTTACTAGCGATTATTCTTTATCCCAAGCAAGATCGCCTTTCCTTACCTGACTGCTGGGACGATTTTACTGGTGAGAGTACGCTAATCGGCAGAACTAACGGTAGTGGCGGCCTGTAGGAGAGCTGAGTCTCGGAGCTGAATGACGTGGAACGAATTAGAGGGGAAAAGTCCGGTGGGGTTAAACTGCATTAGTATCAAGCTGAAAATCCATTGCGGTGCTACTAACTGCAAATCAAAAGGCGTAACACATAGCCTCTACTAGCTCTATAACGCCTTGACCCTCGGTTGGTTGATAACAACCTCTGCTTCCTTGCTTGTCCACCAACTCATCTCGTTGCCTGGATACGCGAACCTTATCAGACTTTCTGGCTTCATCTCCACGCTATATCCCGGCACCAACGGCGTGACATAATGTCCATCAACAATTTTCGACGGATGACCGAAATGCTCATGCAAATGATCCACGTACTCCAAAACACTCTTGCGGCCACTAATGACAACGAAGTCTATAGTGCTCAAGTGCTGAGTATACTCGGGTAATCCTACACCACCTGAATGCGGGACAATGGggactttgaacttggc from Fusarium oxysporum Fo47 chromosome III, complete sequence harbors:
- a CDS encoding RTA1 like protein-domain-containing protein, which encodes MAGFTFYNYEPSLPAAAIFVIIFTTAALIHMWQMFRHRTWYFIPFLIGCLFEAFGYVGRALSANEAPDYTKNPYIMQSILLLLGPALLAASIYMILGRLIVLLDAGHLSLIRTKWLTKVFVIGDVLSFLAQSGGGGMLASAKNKDSVKMGENMIVGGLLIQILFFGFFMVVTVVFHMRIRSRPTSRSLVLNTPWEKLIFILYASSVFILVRSVFRVAEYVLGKDGALQAHEYWIYIFDATLMSFVAILFNLFHPSQVINVLGDEKPRYTVDEYPLHSV
- a CDS encoding Aldo/keto reductase family-domain-containing protein, whose amino-acid sequence is MSPTSSPPALVMGGAGFSYQLNPEPESLPIVDILLRSFELGVRTIDTSPYYEPSEQLMGAALSDPRIQSRYQRSDYELMTKVGRIKENEFNYSPDWIQKSVARSLERFGTTYLDVIFCHDVEYVSLDEAVTAVGVLLEFQRAGVILRVGISGYDIEVLAEVASLARKKYGHPVDVVQTWAQLTLQNTQAETRGFDRFRAAGVNSVFCSSPLAVGLLRTGGIPLGLTGDWHPAPQGLRAAAAEAAEWMDKHGDGETLCSLAMQYAIVKAKQNCTPSFSVSTITGISTLSDLEQNVVAAKRVLKTVGNSESLLDYTELDSQSVESRLSLAERVRLIIGEWLDYDFSGKKPKTVNSGSNEDDIKEPDAVDITAPKHKELKQPAAIRVAV